A genomic region of Papaver somniferum cultivar HN1 chromosome 7, ASM357369v1, whole genome shotgun sequence contains the following coding sequences:
- the LOC113299079 gene encoding mechanosensitive ion channel protein 1, mitochondrial-like, which yields MSGGYSFLKSGFNHASKASSYYKNLTRFSNGVRNCPTSVPRCLDADFQIRTRAFQSLADNRHYRIEPVSALQNNGLSNLHSWKATFPLSVSLSSTHRAYSSVSGPQESTNSAVSVANGSNGVDSSGAVNTDWADSLKTAWQSVVDASAFTGEKAKDAANDLTPHIHQLLESHPYLRTVIVPVGGTLTGTLIAWVVMPKLLRQFHKYSMKGTATLLSGGLPRELVPYEKSFWGALEDPVRYLVSFMAFSYLSLLVAPTTITSLYITEAWRGAAVLSVIWFLFRWKTNAITRAVSAQNLAGLDRERLLALDKVSSVGLMVLGLMGVAEACGVAVQSILTVGGIGGVATAFAAKDILGNVLSGLSMQFSKPFSLGDTIKAGSIEGQVIEMGLTTTQLLNAEKFPVTVPNSLFSSQVIVNKSRAQWRGMLTKIPLQIDSFEKIPQIADDIKSMIRSNAKIFLGKEAPYCFLSRIENSYAELTIGCNLVHMSKDELYSTQQDILLQAAQIIKKHGASLGNIPQDFAYQ from the exons ATGTCTGGAGGATATTCGTTTCTGAAGTCAGGCTTCAATCATGCATCAAAAGCATCTAGTTATTATAAAAATTTAACAAGATTTAGCAATGGAGTTCGTAACTGCCCAACGAGTGTTCCTCGTTGTTTGGATGCTGATTTTCAGATTAGAACTAGGGCTTTTCAATCTCTTGCTGATAATAGGCATTATAGGATTGAACCCGTATCAGCCTTACAAAACAATGGCTTATCCAACTTACACTCTTGGAAGGCTACTTTTCCCCTCAGTGTAAGTCTAAGTAGCACACATCGAGCATATTCATCGGTTTCCGGGCCACAAGAATCTACAAATTCAGCTGTATCAGTTGCAAACGGATCTAATGGTGTTGACAGCAGTGGTGCAGTTAATACAGATTGGGCTGATAGTTTGAAGACTGCTTGGCAATCTGTGGTTGATGCTTCAGCTTTTACCGGAGAAAAGGCTAAAGATGCAGCTAATGACCTTACTCCTCATATCCATCAATTGCTTGAGTCACATCCTTATCTAAGAACTGTTATTGTTCCTGTTGGTGGAACTTTGACTGGTACCTTAATTGCTTGGGTGGTTATGCCTAAGCTATTGAGGCAATTCCACAAGTACTCAATGAAGGGGACTGCTACACTGTTATCAGGAGGCTTACCTCGGGAACTAGTTCCTTATGAGAAAAGTTTTTGGGGTGCATTAGAAGATCCTGTGCGATATCTAGTCAGTTTTATGGCCTTCTCATactt GAGTCTTTTGGTTGCACCAACCACAATAACGTCCCTATACATTACAGAAGCTTGGAGAGGCGCTGCTGTCCTCTCAGTTATATGGTTTCTCTTTAGATGGAAGACAAATGCAATTACTCGTGCTGTATCTGCTCAGAATTTAGCTGGACTGGATCGAGAAAGGCTGCTTGCTCTAGACAAGGTTTCATCTGTTGGTTTGATGGTGTTGGGGCTAATGGGTGTTGCTGAGGCATGTGGTGTTGCTGTGCAGTCCATTTTGACTGTTGGTGGTATAGGAG GAGTGGCTACTGCTTTTGCTGCCAAGGACATTCTTGGAAATGTGCTCAGCGGATTGTCTATGCAGTTTTCAAAACCCTTCTCGCTGGGTGATACCATAAAG GCTGGGTCCATAGAAGGTCAAGTGATAGAAATGGGACTGACTACTACACAATTATTGAACGCAGAGAAGTTTCCTGTTACTGTTCCGAATTCGTTATTTTCTAGTCAG GTTATTGTGAATAAATCACGTGCTCAATGGCGTGGAATGTTGACCAAAATTCCTCTGCAAATCGATAGCTTCGAAAAGATTCCCCAGATCGCGGATGACATTAAGTCCATGATAAGATCGAATGCGAAGATATTCTTAGGAAAGGAGGCTCCTTACTGTTTTCTTTCTCGGATAGAGAACTCATATGCTGAGCTGACCATTGGATGCAATCTCGTACATATG AGCAAAGACGAACTGTACTCTACACAACAAGACATTCTACTCCAAGCAGCCCAGATAATTAAGAAACATGGTGCCTCATTGGGTAATATACCCCAAGATTTCGCCTATCAGTGA